Proteins from a single region of Streptomyces sp. Tu 3180:
- a CDS encoding phospholipase C, phosphocholine-specific, whose translation MPEVNRRRFLQLAGATTAFSALSASIERAAALPANHRSGTIEDVEHIVVLMQENRSFDHYFGRLRGVRGFGDPHPVTLDGGRSVWHQTKGDGTEVLPFRPEADDLGMQFLEGLPHGWPDGQEAYHNGKYDRWLPAKGTTTMAYLTREDIPFHYALADAFTVCDAYHCSFIGSTDPNRYYMWSGHTGNDGRGGGPVLGNDELGYDWTTYPERLEEAGISWRIYQDIGDGLDAAGHWGWIEDAYRGNYGDNSLLYFNKYRNAEPGDPWYDKARTGTDVKNGDGYFDRLRADVKAGRLPQISWIAAPEAFSEHSNWPSNYGAWYISQVLDALTSNPAVWARTALFITYDENDGFFDHVVPPLPPKSAARGRSTVDVSLDVFKGSATHREGFYGLGPRVPMLVVSPWSKGGYVCSETFDHTSIVRFMESRFGVREPNISPWRRAICGDLTSAFDFSRKDSRPARLPDTDAYEPQDRDRHPDYRPTPPADPSLPRQERGLRPARPLKYAPAVDGSVDPAAGKFTLTFASGARAGAAFLVTSGNRADGPWTYTTEAGKEISDTWNSAHSGGSYDLTVHGPNGFLRVFRGANGSAGCEVTARHTGDDVRLTFVNKGSGTARLRLADGYTGRPATVAVRPGATVHRTVDLRTSHRWYDLTVTSPADPAYLRRFAGHVENGRPGVSDPAIRTD comes from the coding sequence ATGCCCGAAGTCAACCGGCGCCGTTTCCTCCAACTCGCGGGCGCCACCACGGCGTTCAGCGCGCTGTCCGCGAGCATCGAGCGGGCCGCCGCGCTCCCGGCGAACCACCGCTCGGGGACGATCGAGGACGTCGAGCACATCGTCGTCCTGATGCAGGAGAACCGTTCTTTCGACCACTACTTCGGCAGGCTGCGCGGCGTCCGGGGCTTCGGCGACCCGCACCCGGTGACCCTGGACGGCGGCAGGTCGGTCTGGCACCAGACCAAGGGCGACGGCACGGAGGTGCTGCCCTTCCGCCCGGAGGCCGACGACCTCGGCATGCAGTTCCTGGAGGGGCTGCCGCACGGCTGGCCCGACGGCCAGGAGGCCTACCACAACGGCAAGTACGACCGCTGGCTGCCCGCCAAGGGCACCACCACCATGGCGTACCTGACCCGTGAGGACATCCCCTTCCACTACGCGCTCGCCGACGCCTTCACCGTCTGCGACGCCTACCACTGCTCCTTCATCGGCTCCACCGACCCCAACCGCTACTACATGTGGTCGGGTCACACGGGCAACGACGGCAGGGGCGGCGGCCCGGTCCTCGGCAACGACGAGCTCGGCTACGACTGGACGACGTACCCCGAGCGCCTGGAGGAGGCCGGGATCTCCTGGAGGATCTACCAGGACATCGGCGACGGCCTGGACGCGGCCGGCCACTGGGGCTGGATCGAGGACGCCTACCGCGGCAACTACGGTGACAACTCCCTGCTGTACTTCAACAAGTACCGCAACGCCGAGCCCGGTGACCCCTGGTACGACAAGGCGCGCACCGGCACCGACGTCAAGAACGGCGACGGCTACTTCGACCGGCTCCGCGCCGACGTCAAGGCCGGCCGGCTGCCGCAGATCTCCTGGATCGCCGCCCCCGAGGCCTTCTCCGAGCACTCCAACTGGCCGTCCAACTACGGCGCCTGGTACATCTCCCAGGTCCTGGACGCGCTCACCTCCAACCCGGCCGTCTGGGCGAGGACCGCCCTGTTCATCACGTACGACGAGAACGACGGCTTCTTCGACCACGTGGTGCCGCCGCTGCCGCCGAAGTCCGCCGCGCGGGGCCGGTCCACCGTCGACGTCTCGCTGGACGTCTTCAAGGGCAGCGCCACCCACCGGGAGGGCTTCTACGGGCTGGGCCCGCGCGTGCCGATGCTGGTCGTCTCGCCGTGGAGCAAGGGCGGTTACGTCTGCTCCGAGACGTTCGACCACACCTCGATCGTCCGGTTCATGGAGAGCCGGTTCGGAGTGCGCGAGCCGAACATCTCGCCGTGGCGGCGGGCGATCTGCGGCGACCTGACCTCCGCCTTCGACTTCTCCCGCAAGGACAGCCGGCCGGCCCGGCTGCCGGACACCGACGCCTACGAGCCGCAGGACCGGGACCGTCACCCCGACTACCGGCCCACGCCCCCGGCCGACCCCAGCCTGCCCCGGCAGGAGCGGGGGCTGCGCCCGGCCCGTCCGCTGAAGTACGCCCCGGCGGTGGACGGTTCCGTCGACCCGGCGGCCGGGAAGTTCACGCTGACCTTCGCCTCCGGAGCCAGGGCGGGCGCCGCCTTCCTGGTCACGTCCGGCAACCGCGCCGACGGCCCCTGGACCTACACCACCGAGGCCGGCAAGGAGATCTCGGACACCTGGAACTCGGCCCACTCCGGCGGCTCGTACGACCTGACCGTGCACGGCCCGAACGGGTTCCTCCGTGTCTTCCGGGGGGCGAACGGGTCCGCCGGCTGCGAGGTCACCGCCCGCCACACCGGTGACGACGTCCGGCTGACGTTCGTCAATAAGGGGTCCGGTACGGCCCGGTTGCGGCTGGCCGACGGCTACACCGGCCGCCCCGCGACCGTCGCCGTCCGCCCCGGCGCCACCGTGCACCGCACCGTCGACCTGCGCACGAGCCACCGCTGGTACGACCTGACGGTCACCTCCCCGGCCGACCCGGCGTACCTGCGCCGCTTCGCGGGGCACGTCGAGAACGGCCGGCCGGGCGTCAGCGACCCGGCGATCAGGACGGACTGA
- a CDS encoding phosphatase PAP2 family protein gives MNAREEPEPAGPDASARPPLVRELLLVAGFFLVYKLGRRLAAGHTGEAYRNGHDVWDLERALHLPGEGSVQSLLLHGDGLAHLANTYYAAVHFPATAAFLIWLYLRRPAHYVWARRILAAVTAAALVLHLVFPLAPPRLLTATGLVDTARVYGPSVYGPPRTDGLSNQFAAMPSLHFGWALMVAVGLIAVARARWRWLWLLHPLLTLLVIVGTANHFWLDALVATALLGLALAVLRPPGRTTAAPATGAGRVRAPRTPAEDRALTGTGR, from the coding sequence ATGAATGCCCGCGAGGAGCCTGAACCGGCGGGGCCCGACGCATCGGCGCGCCCGCCACTCGTCCGCGAACTCCTGCTCGTGGCGGGATTCTTCCTCGTCTACAAGCTGGGCCGGCGGCTGGCGGCCGGCCACACCGGCGAGGCCTACCGCAACGGCCACGACGTGTGGGACCTGGAGCGCGCGCTCCACCTGCCCGGCGAGGGCTCCGTGCAGTCCCTGCTGCTGCACGGCGACGGGCTCGCGCACCTGGCGAACACCTACTACGCGGCCGTCCACTTCCCGGCCACCGCGGCCTTCCTGATCTGGCTCTATCTGCGCCGCCCGGCCCACTACGTCTGGGCGCGCCGGATCCTGGCGGCGGTCACCGCCGCCGCGCTGGTGCTGCACCTGGTGTTCCCCCTCGCCCCGCCGCGGCTGCTCACCGCCACCGGCCTGGTGGACACCGCGCGGGTGTACGGGCCGTCGGTGTACGGCCCGCCGCGGACCGACGGGCTGTCGAACCAGTTCGCGGCGATGCCCTCGCTGCACTTCGGATGGGCGCTGATGGTGGCGGTCGGCCTGATCGCCGTCGCCCGCGCGCGGTGGCGGTGGCTGTGGCTGCTCCATCCGCTGCTGACGCTGCTGGTGATCGTCGGGACGGCGAACCACTTCTGGCTGGACGCGCTCGTGGCGACGGCGCTGCTGGGCCTCGCGCTCGCGGTGCTGCGCCCGCCGGGGCGCACGACGGCGGCGCCGGCGACCGGAGCGGGACGCGTGCGGGCCCCGCGGACACCGGCGGAGGACCGGGCGCTCACGGGGACGGGCCGATGA
- a CDS encoding LLM class flavin-dependent oxidoreductase, translated as MKFLAVTLIAHHPDPVTGVRKPTRERFREVVDSALLAEELGFDGFGVGERHERPFLSSAPTVVLSHVAALTTRIRLFTAVTTLSLLDPVRAYEDYATLDHLSGGRLDLIIGKGNGTAQRELFHVTPEEQWERNAEHYEVFRRLWRQDKVTAATRFRPPLTDAEVWPRPYQQPVRVWHGSATSKESVDLAARHGDPLFSANVTHPVEPYAELIRHYRERWEHYGHDPAGIAVGAGTAGICVAPTSQEALAAYRPVFDAGLAFSRQAGLPVVFETLEDFVERGSALIGSPQQVIEKVRRYHERLGHTVLHVHADAGGLTQARHRDSLELFQSEVAPVLRREIPDPPFAWGPVLPAPPLTPESARA; from the coding sequence GTGAAGTTCCTCGCCGTCACGCTGATCGCGCACCACCCGGACCCGGTCACCGGCGTGCGCAAGCCGACCCGTGAGCGCTTCCGCGAGGTCGTCGACAGCGCCCTGCTCGCCGAGGAACTGGGCTTCGACGGCTTCGGCGTGGGGGAGCGGCACGAACGGCCGTTCCTCTCCTCCGCGCCGACCGTGGTGCTGAGCCACGTGGCCGCGCTGACGACACGCATCCGCCTCTTCACCGCGGTGACGACCCTGAGCCTGCTCGACCCGGTGCGCGCCTACGAGGACTACGCCACCCTCGACCACCTCTCCGGGGGCCGGCTGGACCTGATCATCGGCAAGGGCAACGGCACCGCCCAGCGCGAACTGTTCCACGTCACGCCCGAGGAGCAGTGGGAGCGCAACGCCGAGCACTACGAGGTGTTCCGGAGGCTCTGGAGGCAGGACAAGGTGACCGCGGCGACCCGTTTCCGGCCGCCGCTGACGGACGCGGAGGTGTGGCCGCGGCCGTACCAGCAGCCCGTCCGGGTGTGGCACGGCAGCGCCACCAGCAAGGAGTCGGTCGACCTGGCCGCCCGCCACGGCGACCCGCTGTTCTCCGCGAACGTCACCCATCCCGTCGAGCCGTACGCCGAGCTGATCCGCCACTACCGCGAACGCTGGGAGCACTACGGCCACGACCCGGCCGGCATCGCGGTCGGGGCCGGCACGGCGGGCATCTGCGTGGCACCGACATCCCAGGAGGCACTGGCCGCGTACCGGCCGGTCTTCGACGCCGGTCTGGCCTTCTCCAGGCAGGCGGGCCTCCCCGTGGTCTTCGAGACCCTGGAGGACTTCGTGGAACGCGGCTCCGCTCTGATCGGCAGCCCGCAGCAGGTCATCGAGAAGGTGCGCCGCTACCACGAACGGCTCGGGCACACCGTGCTCCACGTGCACGCCGACGCGGGAGGGCTGACGCAGGCCCGGCACCGGGACTCCCTCGAGCTGTTCCAGTCCGAAGTCGCCCCGGTGCTGCGCCGCGAGATCCCGGACCCGCCGTTCGCATGGGGACCCGTACTCCCGGCGCCACCGCTCACCCCGGAGTCCGCCCGTGCCTGA
- a CDS encoding DUF2510 domain-containing protein, translated as MTQVTPPGWYPDPGQQNDGPPTERWWDGGAWTDQVRPAGPAAGWGPPAAGGAAGQGYPARPAYPVHPAQTPSGRGRGVRIGIAVAAAVAVLASIGVGVYALTDDGGGGSSAASRGPDTEDGGPGGGGESPGPDSSGPPRVESGSVTDGLSGISLPVPDGWYGQELQGGAAVTSEDAYDCPGDTSKTCTKGGAYSAPALALGTRGSTAEEVAKADISANAEESYGGDSYGGITSHEVLASEAVTVAGQKGYLVRWKAVTGKGADGYVQSLAFPSPARPQQIVVVRFGVDTDQTQSVIEEITEGIEAASGGGNGQDV; from the coding sequence ATGACGCAGGTGACTCCTCCCGGGTGGTACCCCGACCCCGGGCAGCAGAATGACGGGCCGCCCACCGAGCGCTGGTGGGACGGCGGGGCCTGGACGGACCAGGTCCGTCCGGCGGGACCGGCCGCCGGCTGGGGTCCCCCGGCGGCGGGCGGCGCGGCCGGGCAGGGGTACCCGGCCCGTCCGGCGTACCCGGTGCATCCCGCGCAGACGCCGTCCGGCCGGGGGCGCGGGGTGCGGATCGGGATAGCCGTGGCCGCGGCCGTCGCCGTGCTGGCGAGCATCGGGGTCGGCGTGTACGCGTTGACCGACGACGGCGGGGGCGGCAGCTCCGCGGCCTCTCGGGGACCGGACACGGAGGACGGCGGGCCGGGCGGTGGCGGTGAGAGCCCGGGGCCGGACTCGTCCGGACCGCCGCGGGTGGAGAGCGGGTCGGTGACCGACGGGCTGAGCGGGATCAGCCTGCCCGTCCCGGACGGCTGGTACGGCCAGGAGCTCCAGGGAGGTGCCGCGGTGACGTCGGAGGACGCGTACGACTGCCCCGGCGACACCTCCAAGACCTGCACCAAGGGCGGGGCGTACTCGGCCCCGGCCCTGGCCCTGGGCACGCGCGGCTCCACCGCCGAGGAGGTCGCCAAGGCGGACATCTCCGCGAACGCCGAGGAGTCCTACGGCGGCGACTCCTACGGGGGGATCACCTCGCACGAGGTGCTCGCGTCCGAGGCGGTGACCGTGGCCGGACAGAAGGGCTACCTGGTGCGCTGGAAGGCGGTCACCGGCAAGGGCGCCGACGGGTACGTCCAGTCGCTGGCCTTCCCCTCCCCCGCGCGGCCGCAGCAGATCGTCGTGGTCCGCTTCGGCGTGGACACCGATCAGACGCAGTCCGTCATCGAGGAGATCACCGAGGGCATCGAGGCGGCGTCGGGCGGCGGCAACGGGCAGGACGTCTGA
- a CDS encoding LLM class flavin-dependent oxidoreductase, which translates to MFSTPPGHLHLAVALDGTGWHPASWREPVARPRDLFTAAYWTDLVTEAERGLLDFVTVEDGLGPQSSRFLDPDDRTDQVRGRLDAVLVASRVAPLTRHIGLVPTVVATHTEPFHISKAIATLDHVSTGRAGLRVQITARPNEAAHFGRRTVPRIDAHDSPAARQAVTDLFDEAADYVEVVRRLWDSWEDDAEIRDAATGRFIDRGKLHHIDFEGRHFSVKGPSVTPRPPQGQPLVTALAHDTLPYRLVARAADIGYVTPHDADEARAVVARIRAEQEAAGRAAEPLHVFGDLVVFLDEDPATATARRERLDALAGQPYTSDAPVFTGTPSRLADLLVEWHGAGLTGFRLRPAVAGHDLPAITRGLVPELRRRGVFRRAYEAGSLRGLLGLPRPANRFAAATA; encoded by the coding sequence GTGTTCTCGACTCCCCCCGGTCACCTGCACCTCGCCGTCGCCCTCGACGGCACCGGCTGGCACCCGGCCTCCTGGCGCGAGCCGGTGGCCCGCCCCCGGGACCTGTTCACCGCCGCCTACTGGACCGACCTCGTCACCGAGGCGGAGCGCGGCCTGCTCGACTTCGTCACCGTCGAGGACGGACTCGGCCCGCAGTCCTCCCGCTTCCTGGACCCGGACGACCGCACCGACCAGGTACGCGGCCGTCTCGACGCCGTCCTCGTCGCCTCCCGCGTCGCGCCGCTGACCCGGCACATAGGTCTGGTGCCGACGGTGGTCGCCACCCACACCGAGCCGTTCCACATCTCCAAGGCGATCGCCACCCTTGACCACGTCAGCACCGGCCGCGCGGGCCTGCGCGTGCAGATCACCGCGCGCCCGAACGAGGCCGCGCACTTCGGCCGCCGCACCGTCCCGCGCATCGACGCCCACGACAGCCCGGCGGCCCGGCAGGCGGTGACCGACCTGTTCGACGAAGCCGCCGATTACGTGGAGGTCGTGCGCCGTCTCTGGGACAGCTGGGAGGACGACGCCGAGATCCGCGACGCCGCCACCGGCCGCTTCATCGACCGCGGCAAGCTGCACCACATCGACTTCGAGGGCAGGCACTTCAGCGTCAAGGGCCCCTCCGTCACGCCCCGCCCGCCGCAGGGCCAGCCGCTCGTCACCGCCCTCGCCCACGACACCCTCCCGTACCGGCTCGTGGCCCGCGCCGCCGACATCGGTTACGTCACCCCGCACGACGCCGACGAGGCCCGCGCCGTCGTGGCCCGGATCCGCGCCGAGCAGGAAGCGGCGGGGCGAGCCGCCGAACCCCTGCACGTCTTCGGCGACCTGGTGGTCTTCCTCGACGAGGACCCGGCCACCGCGACGGCACGCAGGGAACGGCTCGACGCGCTCGCGGGACAGCCGTACACGAGTGACGCCCCGGTCTTCACCGGGACACCGTCCCGACTGGCCGACCTGCTCGTGGAGTGGCACGGCGCCGGTCTCACCGGCTTCCGGCTGCGTCCCGCCGTCGCCGGACACGACCTCCCGGCGATCACCCGGGGGCTGGTCCCCGAACTCCGGCGCCGGGGCGTCTTCCGCCGCGCCTACGAGGCCGGCTCCCTGCGCGGCCTGCTGGGCCTGCCCCGCCCCGCCAACCGCTTCGCCGCCGCCACCGCCTGA
- a CDS encoding NtaA/DmoA family FMN-dependent monooxygenase (This protein belongs to a clade of FMN-dependent monooxygenases, within a broader family of flavin-dependent oxidoreductases, the luciferase-like monooxygenase (LMM) family, some of whose members use coenzyme F420 rather than FMN.) has protein sequence MSKPLKQVHLAAHFPGVNNTTVWSDPRAGSHIEFSSFVHFARTAERARFDFLFLAEGLRLREQGGRIYDLDVVGRPDTFTVLAALAAVTEHLGLAGTINSTFNEPYEVARQFASLDHLSGGRSAWNVVTSWDAFTGENFRRGGFLPQEERYSRAKEFLATANELFDSWRGDEILADQETGTFLRDAQAGAFAHTGRHFDIHGRFNVPRSPQGRPVVFQAGDSDEGREFAAAEADAVFSRHGTLEAGRAFCTDVKSRLAKYGRRPDQLLVLPAATFALADTDAEAEELAREVRRRQVSGATALRHLEFVWNRDLSAYDPDGPLPDIDPHVGDDHLSKGRAQVRMYRDPLATAREWRELAAANKWSIRDLVINTGNRQNFVGSPATVAKAVDDLVQADACDGFILVPHLTPGGLDEFADKVVPLLQERGVFRTEYEGTTLRDHLGLARPDGPRSERAAS, from the coding sequence ATGAGCAAGCCGCTGAAGCAGGTCCACCTGGCCGCCCACTTCCCCGGCGTCAACAACACCACCGTGTGGAGCGACCCGCGGGCCGGCAGCCACATCGAGTTCAGCTCCTTCGTGCACTTCGCGCGGACCGCCGAACGCGCCAGGTTCGACTTCCTGTTCCTCGCCGAGGGGCTGCGGCTGCGCGAACAGGGCGGGAGGATCTACGACCTGGACGTCGTCGGCCGCCCCGACACCTTCACCGTCCTCGCCGCGCTCGCCGCCGTCACCGAGCACCTGGGCCTGGCCGGCACCATCAACTCCACCTTCAACGAGCCCTACGAGGTGGCCCGGCAGTTCGCCAGCCTCGACCACCTCTCCGGCGGCCGCTCCGCCTGGAACGTCGTCACCTCCTGGGACGCCTTCACCGGCGAGAACTTCCGCCGCGGCGGCTTCCTGCCGCAGGAGGAGCGCTACTCCCGCGCCAAGGAGTTCCTCGCGACGGCGAACGAACTCTTCGACTCCTGGCGCGGCGACGAGATCCTCGCCGACCAGGAGACCGGCACCTTCCTGCGGGACGCCCAGGCCGGCGCCTTCGCGCACACGGGCCGGCACTTCGACATCCACGGCCGGTTCAACGTCCCGCGCTCCCCGCAGGGCCGCCCGGTCGTCTTCCAGGCCGGCGACTCCGACGAGGGCCGCGAGTTCGCCGCCGCCGAGGCGGACGCCGTCTTCAGCCGGCACGGCACCCTCGAGGCGGGCCGGGCCTTCTGCACCGACGTGAAGTCCCGCCTGGCCAAGTACGGCCGCCGCCCCGACCAGCTGCTCGTCCTGCCCGCCGCGACCTTCGCCCTCGCCGACACCGACGCCGAGGCCGAGGAACTCGCCCGCGAGGTGCGCCGCCGGCAGGTCAGCGGGGCCACCGCCCTCCGGCACCTGGAGTTCGTCTGGAACCGGGACCTGTCGGCGTACGACCCCGACGGGCCGCTGCCCGACATCGACCCGCATGTCGGCGACGACCACCTCTCCAAGGGCCGCGCCCAGGTGCGCATGTACCGGGACCCACTGGCGACCGCCCGCGAGTGGCGGGAGCTGGCCGCCGCCAACAAGTGGTCCATCCGCGACCTGGTCATCAACACCGGCAACCGGCAGAACTTCGTCGGCTCCCCGGCCACCGTCGCGAAGGCGGTCGACGACCTGGTCCAGGCCGACGCCTGCGACGGCTTCATCCTCGTCCCGCACCTCACCCCGGGCGGCCTGGACGAGTTCGCCGACAAGGTCGTCCCGCTGCTGCAGGAGCGGGGCGTCTTCCGCACGGAGTACGAGGGCACGACCCTGCGCGACCACCTCGGCCTGGCGCGTCCGGACGGCCCGCGCAGCGAGCGGGCGGCGTCGTGA
- a CDS encoding glutathione S-transferase C-terminal domain-containing protein: MSAPSPTAVPSFRSRIGGDARSGYYAVPHRYRLHLAPSCPRCLQIAVTHDLLGLGDTLPVTLLPAVPDAPGGGYRALRPLYEASSHRTPGPAVAPVLSDGWSGRIVSTHAPDILRDLARRFAGRGPCLHPRGAGGPIAAVGRLCEEGITAAAQRAGQPGGDSAARDTALAALLGALDLLELRLASREYVLGDELTLADVQVWVTLVQLDTVHRHHLDAAAVHRITDHPRLWAYARRLAARPSFGSHLDLDGIARRHHAHCRGEEAAGAAVRIVDWAAHARTEAPEPVRQSG, translated from the coding sequence ATGTCCGCCCCGTCCCCGACAGCCGTGCCGTCCTTCCGGAGCAGGATCGGCGGTGACGCGCGCAGCGGCTACTACGCCGTGCCGCACCGCTACCGGCTCCACCTCGCGCCGTCCTGTCCGCGCTGTCTGCAGATCGCCGTGACGCACGACCTGCTCGGCCTCGGCGACACCCTGCCGGTGACGCTGCTGCCCGCCGTGCCCGACGCACCCGGCGGTGGGTACCGGGCGCTGCGCCCGCTGTACGAGGCGAGTTCGCACCGGACCCCCGGACCGGCCGTGGCGCCGGTGCTCAGCGACGGCTGGAGCGGACGGATCGTGAGCACCCATGCCCCCGACATCCTGCGGGACCTCGCCCGGCGGTTCGCCGGCCGTGGTCCCTGCCTCCACCCGCGCGGCGCCGGGGGACCGATCGCCGCCGTCGGGCGGCTCTGCGAGGAGGGCATCACCGCAGCCGCCCAGCGCGCCGGGCAGCCCGGTGGTGACTCGGCGGCACGTGACACCGCGCTGGCCGCCCTGCTGGGTGCGCTGGACCTGCTGGAGCTGCGGCTCGCCTCGCGGGAGTACGTACTGGGTGACGAACTCACCCTCGCGGACGTGCAGGTGTGGGTGACACTGGTGCAGCTGGACACCGTGCACCGCCACCACCTGGATGCCGCCGCGGTGCACCGGATCACCGACCACCCCCGTCTGTGGGCCTACGCACGACGGCTGGCGGCGCGCCCCTCCTTCGGCTCCCACCTCGACCTGGACGGCATCGCCCGCAGGCACCACGCCCACTGCCGGGGCGAGGAGGCCGCCGGCGCGGCGGTACGGATCGTGGACTGGGCGGCACACGCGCGAACGGAGGCACCGGAACCGGTGCGGCAGTCCGGCTGA
- a CDS encoding vanadium-dependent haloperoxidase, whose translation MSPFRTRPTLVALGATALLTASVAVPRATAADRTTTALTWYDVTAETVAAAGAPTQITNNRIWAVSWLAAARATRGVPAGVERGAYQEAALAAAVHRALVALAPSRTEQLDATYEETLDAIPDGPAEERGVVAGERQADLVLESREGDGLDPASVNAPAPVRPAAPGVWQPTPPAYAPAAQYGNRLAEPFVLTTQSQFRLGPPPALDSRRYAADLEEVRAYGAADSTVRSAHQTETAAFWLGSSLTLYTEPLRVALSRTDRGVAGQARLVALFHVALVDTQIATSDTKYAYERWRPVTAIRTGAIDPDPDWTPLHTTPAHPDYPSGHNTYSGAAETVLSALVGPPTAPFDLTSPTAPGVTRTYTTWKRLSDENVDARVFSGIHTRSADEAGIALGENVARYVLRNAGRLLAAR comes from the coding sequence ATGAGTCCGTTCAGAACCCGCCCCACCCTGGTCGCCCTGGGCGCGACGGCGCTGCTGACCGCGTCCGTCGCCGTACCCCGGGCCACCGCGGCCGACCGCACCACCACGGCGCTCACCTGGTACGACGTGACGGCCGAGACCGTCGCGGCCGCCGGGGCGCCCACCCAGATCACCAACAACCGTATCTGGGCCGTCAGCTGGCTGGCAGCGGCCCGGGCCACCCGCGGCGTGCCGGCGGGTGTGGAGCGCGGCGCCTACCAGGAGGCGGCGCTCGCGGCGGCCGTGCACCGCGCACTGGTGGCGCTGGCACCGAGCCGTACCGAGCAGCTCGACGCGACGTACGAGGAGACCCTCGACGCGATCCCCGACGGCCCCGCGGAGGAGCGCGGCGTCGTGGCAGGGGAGCGACAGGCGGACCTCGTCCTCGAATCGAGGGAAGGCGACGGCCTCGACCCCGCCTCCGTCAACGCGCCCGCTCCGGTACGCCCGGCGGCGCCCGGCGTGTGGCAGCCGACACCACCCGCCTACGCCCCCGCGGCGCAGTACGGCAACCGCCTCGCCGAGCCGTTCGTGCTCACGACGCAGAGCCAGTTCCGGCTCGGCCCGCCGCCCGCCCTGGACTCCAGGCGCTACGCCGCCGACCTCGAGGAGGTGCGGGCGTACGGTGCCGCGGACAGCACGGTGCGCAGCGCCCACCAGACCGAGACCGCCGCCTTCTGGCTCGGCTCCTCCCTCACCCTCTACACCGAGCCGCTGCGCGTGGCGCTCTCGCGCACCGACCGGGGAGTCGCCGGGCAGGCGCGCCTGGTCGCGCTCTTCCACGTGGCGCTGGTGGACACGCAGATCGCGACCTCCGACACCAAGTACGCCTACGAGCGCTGGCGCCCCGTGACGGCGATCCGCACCGGCGCCATCGACCCCGACCCGGACTGGACACCACTGCACACCACCCCCGCGCATCCGGACTACCCGAGCGGTCACAACACCTACTCGGGCGCGGCGGAGACCGTGTTGTCGGCGCTCGTGGGGCCGCCTACCGCCCCGTTCGACCTGACCAGCCCGACCGCCCCCGGAGTGACCAGGACGTACACCACGTGGAAGCGACTCTCGGACGAGAACGTCGACGCCCGGGTCTTCTCCGGCATCCACACCCGCTCGGCCGACGAGGCCGGGATCGCACTCGGCGAGAACGTCGCCCGGTACGTCCTGCGGAACGCGGGACGTCTCCTGGCCGCGCGGTAG
- a CDS encoding TetR/AcrR family transcriptional regulator produces MTSQAADRPEPVGTSRRSKITPEREQEFFDAVLHQIRECGYDAVTMDGIAASTRCSKSTLYRQWRTKPQFVAAALRASRRARFAGIDTGTLAGDLREAARCAGEWSAKDTTLLQALGHAVLQDRELARALREALVEPEIAALREIVRRGVERGEVAAGNPALEYIPAQLFGVLRVRPILEGNDADPDYLLRFVEAAVLPALGLR; encoded by the coding sequence ATGACGTCGCAGGCCGCGGACCGACCCGAGCCGGTCGGCACCTCGCGCCGCTCCAAGATCACGCCCGAGCGTGAGCAGGAGTTCTTCGACGCCGTGCTGCACCAGATCCGCGAGTGCGGCTACGACGCCGTCACCATGGACGGGATCGCCGCCAGCACGCGGTGCAGCAAGTCCACGCTCTACCGGCAGTGGCGGACCAAGCCGCAGTTCGTCGCCGCCGCCCTCCGCGCCAGCCGGCGGGCACGGTTCGCCGGCATCGACACCGGCACGCTCGCCGGGGACCTGCGCGAGGCCGCGCGGTGCGCGGGAGAGTGGTCGGCGAAGGACACCACGCTGCTCCAGGCGCTCGGGCACGCGGTCCTCCAGGACCGGGAACTGGCACGGGCGCTGCGCGAGGCGCTGGTCGAGCCGGAGATCGCCGCGCTGCGGGAGATCGTCCGGCGCGGGGTCGAGCGCGGGGAGGTCGCGGCCGGCAACCCGGCGCTGGAGTACATCCCGGCCCAGCTCTTCGGCGTGCTGCGGGTCCGCCCCATCCTGGAGGGGAACGACGCCGACCCGGACTACCTGCTCCGGTTCGTGGAGGCCGCCGTGCTGCCGGCACTCGGCCTGCGATGA